The following proteins are co-located in the Siansivirga zeaxanthinifaciens CC-SAMT-1 genome:
- a CDS encoding Crp/Fnr family transcriptional regulator — MQNEPSKTIKTQVRKRTSFDVSCDACENYTCLIKRNVAVLKDVNLLHLKSNIKCKKGQQFIIEGASVSGLFFVLKGKVKVFRTGISGKEQIVRFATKGEIIGHRGFGTEEFYSIGAIALEDTILCYFSKNNLQEALLNNPKFAYDFMLFYANELNRSESKVKSISQMTVRERVIDGLLYIHRKFGANKGFLDIALTRKEYADYAGTSEEQVIRVFSALKKENLISSKGKKIGIPDIQRLKNEISEHNFYLDS; from the coding sequence TTGCAAAACGAACCATCGAAAACCATAAAAACCCAAGTTAGAAAACGAACGTCTTTTGATGTGTCTTGCGATGCATGCGAAAATTATACCTGTTTAATAAAACGAAATGTTGCGGTATTAAAGGATGTAAATTTACTTCATTTAAAAAGTAACATAAAGTGTAAAAAAGGTCAGCAGTTTATAATTGAAGGCGCTAGTGTTAGCGGTTTATTTTTTGTTTTAAAAGGTAAAGTGAAGGTTTTTAGAACGGGTATTAGTGGTAAAGAACAAATTGTGAGATTTGCTACAAAAGGGGAGATTATAGGGCATAGAGGTTTTGGAACAGAAGAGTTTTATTCCATTGGAGCCATTGCCTTAGAAGATACGATATTGTGCTATTTTTCTAAGAATAATTTGCAGGAAGCACTTTTAAACAACCCCAAATTTGCTTACGATTTTATGCTTTTCTACGCAAACGAACTTAATAGGAGTGAGTCTAAAGTAAAATCAATTTCTCAAATGACCGTTAGAGAACGTGTTATAGACGGCTTGTTATACATACATAGAAAGTTTGGTGCGAATAAAGGCTTTCTTGATATTGCTTTAACCCGAAAGGAATATGCCGATTATGCAGGAACATCGGAAGAACAGGTTATACGCGTGTTTTCTGCACTTAAAAAAGAAAATTTAATTTCATCTAAAGGAAAAAAAATTGGAATCCCCGATATACAACGTCTTAAAAACGAAATAAGTGAACATAACTTCTACTTAGATAGTTAA
- a CDS encoding winged helix-turn-helix domain-containing protein yields the protein MSYKIKSRIWIEFEDNVLLGEGRVRLLKAIDKKGSLSAAAKSLKISYKKAWDMIDAVNKSAKEPVTITSTGGKGGGGAQLTNYGKSLINAFDDINQNCWTFLDYQLSKIENI from the coding sequence ATGAGTTATAAAATTAAAAGTCGCATATGGATTGAGTTTGAAGACAATGTACTTTTAGGTGAAGGTCGTGTACGCTTACTAAAAGCCATCGATAAAAAAGGATCGCTTTCTGCTGCTGCAAAGTCTTTAAAAATATCATATAAGAAAGCTTGGGATATGATTGATGCCGTTAACAAATCGGCAAAAGAACCTGTAACCATTACAAGCACAGGTGGCAAAGGTGGCGGCGGTGCCCAATTAACAAATTATGGAAAATCCCTCATAAATGCTTTCGACGACATTAATCAAAATTGTTGGACTTTTTTAGACTATCAACTTAGTAAAATAGAAAATATTTAA
- a CDS encoding molybdopterin molybdotransferase MoeA yields MIIIESALNIIKANTTPLLKETKKQVEKAGGYKLCKDVYAPINMPPFRQSAMDGYAVCLHDKQIYNVIDEIKAGDNHQPILKKGDAVRIFTGAPVPDTANCVIMQEKVMVNGKSIKITDPMNLQDNIRSIGEQVKKGQVALKKDTKLTPAAIGYLSSLGITEVAVYKKPQIAIITTGNELVEAGTYLEYGQIYESNSKMLLSALYSLKFYEVTIHNIKDDYQQTVKALSKVIENNDLLLITGGISVGDYDFVGKALAELKVEELFYKVKQKPGKPFFFGKKESTLVFALPGNPAASLTCFYMYVYVSLQKLINNEREDLQRVQAKSASKFIKRGDRPQFLKAIYNNGNVEILEGQSSAMQQTFALSNALVFVSEEQTKIKINDIVETILLPV; encoded by the coding sequence ATGATTATCATCGAATCTGCCTTAAATATTATCAAGGCAAACACAACTCCCCTGTTAAAGGAAACAAAGAAACAAGTTGAAAAAGCTGGAGGTTACAAACTTTGTAAAGATGTATATGCACCCATAAACATGCCGCCATTTAGGCAATCTGCCATGGATGGTTATGCTGTTTGCTTGCATGATAAGCAAATTTATAATGTTATAGATGAAATTAAAGCGGGCGATAACCATCAACCCATATTAAAAAAAGGCGATGCGGTTAGAATTTTTACAGGTGCTCCTGTGCCAGATACTGCAAACTGCGTTATTATGCAGGAAAAAGTGATGGTTAATGGGAAAAGCATCAAAATTACAGACCCCATGAATCTGCAAGACAATATAAGGTCTATTGGAGAACAAGTAAAAAAAGGCCAAGTTGCTCTTAAAAAAGACACCAAATTAACGCCTGCTGCTATTGGCTATTTAAGTTCTTTGGGTATAACAGAAGTTGCTGTTTATAAAAAACCTCAAATAGCTATTATCACAACAGGCAATGAATTAGTAGAAGCTGGAACCTATCTGGAATACGGACAAATTTATGAGAGTAATTCTAAAATGCTTCTAAGCGCTTTATACAGCCTGAAATTTTACGAAGTTACCATTCACAACATTAAAGACGATTACCAACAAACAGTTAAAGCATTAAGTAAAGTTATAGAAAACAACGATTTGCTTTTAATTACCGGTGGTATTTCGGTGGGTGATTACGATTTTGTTGGTAAAGCTCTGGCTGAGCTAAAGGTTGAAGAGTTGTTTTATAAAGTAAAACAAAAACCTGGCAAGCCTTTCTTCTTCGGAAAAAAAGAATCGACGCTTGTTTTTGCTCTTCCAGGAAATCCTGCAGCTTCATTAACCTGCTTCTACATGTATGTTTATGTATCGCTTCAAAAGCTAATTAACAATGAGCGTGAAGATTTACAACGAGTGCAGGCTAAGTCCGCTTCTAAATTTATTAAACGAGGTGACAGACCACAATTTCTAAAAGCTATTTATAATAATGGTAATGTCGAAATTTTAGAAGGTCAGAGTTCGGCAATGCAACAAACTTTTGCTTTATCTAATGCCTTGGTATTTGTATCAGAAGAACAAACAAAAATAAAAATTAACGATATCGTTGAAACAATTTTATTACCCGTGTAA
- a CDS encoding alginate export family protein: MKKQYLILGLLLGCLQLAQAQFTLDGEFRPRAEYRHGFGSLIADDADAGFGISARARLNAGFKTDAYNFYLSLQDVMVWGENRQILPYDQNNSFAVFEAWADISLGKGFSTKLGRQVISYDDERIFGGLDWAQQGRNHDAALLKYNKGKFIADLGLAFSQDYSDPTGFVNTGTGYNTTGFFTYKTMQYVYLKQSWNKFSGSLLLLNNGFQNFDTASAPDGTSNLQTLGTHLDYKAGSFGIAANAFLQTGERQGSVKVKGAYLLGLDLTYKASSKVGLGAGLEIISGNDAGAGETGAFFPLYGTNHKFNGLMDYFYVGNHANSIGLFDVHVSANFKLNESSNLMVKALNFSGEQALASGEKSLGTELDLVYSKKFKGYSLVLGYSQLFPADGMYELKGIAEADADSVQNWAWAMLVLKPKFLN; this comes from the coding sequence ATGAAAAAACAATACCTTATTTTAGGCCTATTATTAGGGTGCTTACAATTGGCACAAGCGCAATTTACTTTAGATGGTGAATTTCGTCCGAGAGCAGAATACCGTCATGGTTTTGGTAGCTTAATTGCAGATGATGCCGATGCAGGGTTTGGTATATCGGCCAGAGCGCGTTTAAATGCAGGTTTTAAAACCGATGCTTATAACTTTTATTTAAGCCTACAGGATGTTATGGTTTGGGGTGAAAACAGACAAATTTTACCTTACGACCAAAACAACTCTTTTGCTGTTTTTGAAGCTTGGGCCGATATTAGTTTAGGAAAAGGATTTTCAACAAAGCTAGGACGTCAGGTTATTTCTTATGATGATGAGCGTATTTTTGGTGGCTTAGATTGGGCACAACAAGGGCGTAATCATGATGCCGCTTTATTAAAATACAACAAAGGTAAATTTATAGCAGACTTAGGTTTGGCTTTTAGTCAGGATTACTCAGATCCTACGGGTTTTGTTAATACAGGAACGGGATATAATACCACAGGCTTTTTTACTTACAAAACCATGCAGTATGTGTACTTGAAACAATCTTGGAATAAATTTTCAGGTAGTTTATTATTATTAAACAATGGTTTTCAAAACTTTGATACTGCAAGTGCACCAGATGGTACTAGCAATCTTCAAACCTTAGGAACGCATTTAGATTATAAAGCAGGAAGCTTTGGTATTGCTGCTAATGCGTTTTTACAAACGGGCGAGCGTCAAGGGTCTGTTAAAGTTAAAGGAGCTTATTTATTAGGGTTAGATCTAACGTATAAAGCATCGTCTAAAGTTGGTTTGGGTGCTGGTTTAGAAATTATTAGTGGCAACGATGCCGGTGCTGGCGAAACGGGTGCGTTCTTTCCTTTATATGGAACAAACCATAAATTTAACGGTCTTATGGATTACTTCTATGTTGGAAATCATGCCAATTCTATTGGTTTGTTTGATGTTCATGTAAGTGCAAACTTTAAACTAAACGAATCGTCTAACTTGATGGTTAAAGCCTTAAACTTTAGTGGAGAACAAGCATTAGCAAGTGGTGAAAAATCGTTAGGAACCGAATTAGATTTAGTGTACTCTAAGAAATTTAAAGGTTATAGTCTAGTTTTAGGGTATTCTCAATTGTTCCCTGCCGATGGTATGTATGAATTAAAAGGTATAGCCGAAGCCGATGCCGATAGTGTTCAAAACTGGGCTTGGGCTATGTTAGTTTTAAAACCTAAATTTTTAAATTAA
- a CDS encoding YifB family Mg chelatase-like AAA ATPase codes for MLKKIYGSAVFGVDATTITVEVNVDSGIGYHLVGLPDNAIKESNYRIAAALQNNGYKIPGKKITINMAPADLRKEGSAYDLSLAIGILAASKQIKADNLEQYLIMGELSLDGSLQPIKGALPIAVKARQEGFKGFILPIQNAKEAAIVDNLEVYGVENIKQVIDYFDKNAPLEQTILNIREEFNKNLDFPEFDFSDVKGQEGIKRCMEIAAAGGHNIILIGPPGAGKTMLAKRLPSILPPMTLHEALETTKIHSVVGKVKDTGLMAQRPFRSPHHTISNVALVGGGSYPQPGEISLSHNGVLFLDELPEFKREVLEVMRQPLEDREVTISRAKFTVTYPSSFMLVASMNPSPGGYFNDPNAPVTSSPAEMQRYLSKISGPLLDRIDIHIEVTPVPFEKLSEERKSETSIEIRQRVIKARDIQTERFKDSEAVHYNAQMNTKQIRKYCQLDEASKALLKTAMERLNLSARAYDRILKVSRTIADLEGSAEIQGAHISEAIQYRSLDRDGWLG; via the coding sequence ATGCTTAAAAAAATTTATGGGAGTGCTGTTTTTGGTGTAGATGCGACAACCATTACAGTCGAGGTGAATGTCGATTCTGGTATAGGGTATCATTTAGTAGGTTTGCCAGATAATGCTATTAAAGAGAGTAATTACAGAATTGCTGCTGCTTTACAAAACAATGGTTATAAAATTCCCGGAAAGAAAATAACCATTAATATGGCGCCTGCCGATTTAAGAAAGGAGGGAAGTGCTTACGATTTATCTTTAGCTATTGGTATTCTGGCAGCTTCAAAACAGATAAAAGCAGACAATTTAGAACAATATTTAATAATGGGTGAGTTGTCTTTAGATGGAAGTTTGCAACCCATCAAAGGCGCTTTACCTATTGCTGTTAAAGCCAGACAAGAAGGCTTTAAAGGATTTATTTTACCTATTCAAAACGCAAAAGAAGCCGCTATTGTGGATAATCTGGAGGTTTATGGTGTAGAAAATATTAAACAGGTTATTGATTATTTTGATAAAAATGCGCCTTTAGAACAAACGATTTTAAATATCAGAGAAGAGTTTAATAAAAATTTAGATTTTCCTGAATTCGATTTTAGCGATGTTAAAGGACAGGAAGGTATTAAAAGATGCATGGAAATTGCTGCTGCTGGTGGGCATAACATTATTTTAATTGGTCCGCCTGGTGCAGGAAAAACAATGCTCGCCAAGCGTTTGCCAAGCATATTGCCACCCATGACACTTCATGAGGCGCTAGAAACAACAAAAATACATTCTGTAGTTGGCAAAGTAAAAGATACGGGACTCATGGCACAGCGACCGTTTAGAAGTCCGCACCATACCATATCAAATGTGGCATTGGTTGGTGGTGGTAGCTATCCGCAACCAGGTGAAATTTCATTAAGCCATAATGGTGTTTTGTTTTTAGATGAATTGCCCGAATTTAAACGCGAAGTTCTCGAGGTGATGCGCCAGCCGCTCGAAGATCGGGAAGTTACCATTTCGAGAGCGAAGTTCACGGTAACCTACCCGAGCAGTTTTATGCTTGTGGCGAGTATGAACCCCAGTCCAGGAGGCTATTTTAACGATCCCAATGCTCCAGTAACTTCCAGTCCTGCAGAAATGCAGCGGTATTTAAGTAAAATTTCTGGTCCTTTATTAGATAGAATTGATATACATATTGAAGTAACACCCGTACCTTTTGAAAAACTTTCAGAAGAACGAAAAAGTGAAACTTCTATTGAAATAAGACAGCGTGTTATAAAAGCCAGAGATATCCAAACCGAACGATTTAAAGATTCTGAAGCGGTACATTATAATGCTCAAATGAACACCAAACAAATTCGTAAATATTGCCAATTAGATGAAGCTTCAAAAGCATTGCTAAAAACAGCCATGGAACGTTTAAACTTGTCGGCTCGAGCTTACGATAGAATTTTAAAAGTTTCGAGAACCATTGCAGATTTAGAAGGGTCTGCTGAAATTCAAGGCGCTCATATTAGTGAAGCCATTCAATACAGAAGTCTGGATAGAGATGGTTGGTTAGGTTAA
- a CDS encoding ABC transporter ATP-binding protein, which translates to MAYLELNNVYKSYGVGDQVTEVLSNINLTINEGEFVAIVGFTGSGKTTLVNLINGLLQPTSGEVLFKGVPIVGTSHERGVIFQNYSLLPWLTVGQNIYMAVKEVFPKKSKKELHDIVVNFVDMVSLSHAINKRPKELSGGMRQRVAVARALAMKPEMIIMDEPLGALDALTRGNLQDEILNIWGKDKRTALLITNDVDEGIYMADRIIPLRPGPKATLGPEFKIDIERPRDKTELNDNANFKHTRNAIIEYLMDIGNERKSESKEAYVLPDLAPKSFVGRF; encoded by the coding sequence ATGGCATACTTAGAATTAAATAATGTTTATAAATCTTACGGGGTTGGAGACCAAGTTACAGAGGTGTTGTCTAACATCAATTTAACTATTAATGAAGGCGAATTTGTTGCTATTGTTGGGTTTACAGGCAGCGGAAAAACAACCTTGGTGAATTTAATTAATGGTTTGTTGCAGCCAACATCGGGCGAGGTTTTGTTTAAAGGTGTACCTATTGTTGGAACGAGTCATGAGCGCGGCGTGATTTTTCAGAATTATTCGTTGCTGCCTTGGTTAACCGTTGGGCAGAATATTTATATGGCTGTGAAAGAGGTTTTTCCTAAGAAAAGTAAAAAGGAGCTGCATGATATTGTGGTGAATTTTGTTGATATGGTGAGTTTGTCGCACGCCATAAATAAGCGCCCAAAAGAGCTTTCGGGCGGTATGAGACAACGTGTGGCTGTTGCCAGAGCTTTAGCTATGAAACCTGAAATGATTATTATGGATGAGCCTTTAGGTGCTTTAGATGCCTTAACTCGCGGAAATTTACAGGATGAGATTTTAAATATCTGGGGGAAAGATAAGCGTACCGCCTTATTAATTACGAATGATGTAGATGAGGGCATTTATATGGCCGATCGCATTATTCCGCTTCGTCCGGGACCGAAAGCTACGTTGGGACCTGAGTTTAAAATTGATATTGAGCGCCCTAGAGATAAAACCGAATTGAACGATAATGCCAACTTTAAGCATACACGTAACGCTATTATTGAATACCTGATGGATATTGGTAACGAACGCAAATCGGAGTCTAAAGAAGCTTATGTTTTGCCAGATTTAGCACCAAAAAGTTTTGTAGGACGCTTTTAA
- a CDS encoding ABC transporter ATP-binding protein, which yields MNTDIIHTDIITENGIAFPPEVMLDLKHLIKVYPTPKGDYVVLEDLNLQIMKEEFVTIIGHSGCGKTTMLSMIAGLNEISGGSISVLGNHIKGPGPDRGVIFQAPSLMPWMTSLQNVLLGVNQVFPHATKAQRNDIAKYYLQKVGLEDAFNKKASELSQGMQQRVGIARAFAIKPKVLLLDEPFGMLDSLTRGELQDILIEIWNKEKITAVMITHDVDEAIFLADRVVMMTSGPKAKIGDVLNIEFERPRTRKAVLEHDDYYKYRKHLIDFLEH from the coding sequence ATGAACACAGATATAATACACACCGATATAATTACGGAAAATGGTATTGCTTTTCCGCCGGAAGTTATGCTGGATTTGAAACATCTTATAAAAGTATATCCAACACCAAAAGGCGATTATGTGGTACTTGAAGACTTGAATCTTCAAATAATGAAAGAGGAGTTTGTTACCATTATTGGGCATTCGGGTTGCGGTAAAACAACCATGCTTTCTATGATTGCTGGGTTAAATGAAATTTCTGGCGGTTCTATATCGGTTTTAGGAAATCATATAAAAGGACCGGGTCCCGACAGAGGGGTTATTTTTCAAGCGCCCAGTTTAATGCCCTGGATGACGTCTTTACAAAACGTTTTGTTAGGTGTTAACCAAGTGTTTCCGCATGCCACCAAAGCACAGCGCAACGATATTGCTAAATACTATTTACAAAAGGTAGGGCTGGAAGATGCTTTTAATAAGAAGGCGTCTGAGTTATCTCAAGGGATGCAACAGCGTGTTGGAATTGCCAGAGCATTCGCCATTAAACCCAAAGTATTATTACTAGATGAGCCTTTTGGAATGTTAGATTCTTTAACGCGAGGCGAACTGCAAGATATTCTTATTGAAATATGGAATAAGGAAAAAATAACAGCGGTTATGATAACGCACGATGTTGATGAAGCCATTTTTTTAGCAGATCGAGTGGTTATGATGACTAGCGGGCCTAAGGCCAAAATTGGGGATGTTTTAAATATTGAATTTGAAAGACCCAGAACTCGAAAAGCCGTTTTAGAACACGACGATTATTATAAATATAGAAAGCATCTTATAGACTTTTTAGAACATTAA
- a CDS encoding ABC transporter permease: protein MSQSVAISKITKFLGLGFLTTLKDLFTGKLEKEDFKKFLLKVVVPITSILLFIGLWHLGAKSLHDIEANFKIEKALNEQGPEAAEALRVCIASGDISCQPNTLPSPTQVWESYQSLLRDHKIIKADKAAFIEKTADLNAKRLAQGEAPIVYTGRPSFVDQIIMSLKTVFAGFLLALIIAVPIGILIGLSPTLKSAFNWFIQIFKPVSPVVWYLLVFMIVKTILIDSSDDSSFIISFISVGLCSMWATLVNTAMGVASVDKDYINVAKVLKLGPVQKIFKVVLPSSLPLIFTGLKITLSVAWMVLIAIELLAQSPGLGLFVWEEFQNGANDSNSKIIVAMFVIGIIGFLLDRIMLTIQNLVSFNKNDGI from the coding sequence ATGAGTCAGAGTGTAGCAATAAGTAAAATAACGAAGTTTTTAGGATTGGGTTTTTTAACCACGCTAAAAGATTTGTTTACAGGAAAACTAGAGAAAGAAGATTTTAAAAAATTTTTATTAAAGGTAGTAGTTCCCATAACATCGATATTACTATTTATTGGACTGTGGCATCTGGGTGCTAAATCTTTACACGATATTGAAGCCAATTTTAAAATAGAAAAGGCTTTAAATGAACAAGGTCCTGAGGCTGCCGAAGCATTAAGAGTTTGTATTGCATCGGGCGATATTAGCTGCCAGCCAAATACTTTGCCATCGCCAACACAAGTTTGGGAATCGTACCAGTCGCTGTTGCGAGATCATAAAATTATAAAGGCCGATAAAGCTGCTTTTATTGAAAAAACAGCCGATTTAAACGCGAAACGATTGGCACAAGGGGAAGCCCCTATTGTTTACACAGGAAGACCATCGTTTGTAGACCAAATTATAATGAGTTTAAAAACAGTTTTTGCGGGGTTTTTACTTGCATTAATTATTGCAGTTCCTATTGGTATTCTTATTGGGTTGAGTCCGACTTTAAAAAGCGCCTTTAATTGGTTTATTCAAATTTTTAAACCGGTTTCGCCCGTAGTTTGGTACCTGTTAGTGTTTATGATTGTAAAAACGATACTCATAGATTCCAGTGACGATAGTTCCTTTATAATTTCTTTTATAAGCGTAGGCTTATGCTCTATGTGGGCCACTTTAGTAAATACCGCTATGGGTGTTGCCTCGGTAGATAAAGATTATATAAACGTTGCTAAAGTACTTAAGTTAGGTCCTGTACAAAAGATTTTTAAAGTGGTGCTTCCTTCGTCGTTACCATTAATTTTTACAGGTTTAAAAATTACACTTTCGGTGGCCTGGATGGTTTTAATTGCCATTGAGTTATTAGCTCAAAGTCCTGGTTTAGGATTGTTTGTATGGGAGGAATTTCAAAATGGAGCCAACGATTCGAATTCTAAAATTATAGTGGCCATGTTTGTTATTGGTATTATAGGTTTCTTATTAGATAGAATCATGCTTACCATACAAAACCTGGTGTCTTTTAATAAAAATGATGGTATTTAA
- a CDS encoding CmpA/NrtA family ABC transporter substrate-binding protein: protein MKSLLTKASWILSVSLLLFSCGGKDSKKTTDEVVTETSKTKKLSIEKPQLTFGFIKLTDMAPLAIAKEKGFFEDEGLFVSVEAQSNWKNVLDRVIDGQLDGSHMLAGQPIAAGAGFGRQADLVTAFSMDLNGNGITVSNDVWAKMKPNVPLDSDGKTIHPIKADALKPVITEYKNSGKPFKMGMVFPVSTHNYEIRYWLAAAGINPGMYTAENVQGQIGADVLLSVTPPPQMPATLEAGTIYGYCVGEPWNQQAVFKGIGVPVVTNYDIWKNNPEKVFVMTKKFVEENPNTAIAVTKALIRAGKWLDEPSNRAEAVKILSMSQYVGADEQVLANSMTGTFEFEKGDKRSMPDFNVFYKYHATYPFYSDGIWFLTQMRRWGQIPEAKPADWYEKTIKDIYRPDIWLKAANILVEEGKIPATDIPKTDGYKPATTDFIDGTKYDAKDPIGYINSFSIGNKDK from the coding sequence ATGAAATCACTACTAACAAAAGCATCATGGATTTTATCGGTTTCCTTACTACTATTTTCTTGTGGAGGAAAAGATTCTAAAAAAACAACCGACGAGGTTGTAACCGAAACTTCAAAAACAAAAAAATTAAGCATTGAAAAACCACAACTAACATTTGGTTTTATAAAACTAACCGATATGGCTCCTTTGGCCATTGCAAAAGAAAAAGGATTCTTTGAAGATGAAGGATTGTTTGTTTCAGTTGAGGCACAATCTAACTGGAAAAATGTTTTAGACCGTGTTATCGATGGACAATTAGACGGTTCGCATATGCTTGCAGGACAACCTATAGCAGCAGGTGCTGGTTTTGGTAGACAAGCCGATTTAGTAACGGCTTTTTCAATGGATTTAAATGGTAACGGTATTACAGTGTCTAACGATGTATGGGCTAAAATGAAACCTAATGTGCCTTTAGATTCCGATGGGAAAACCATTCATCCTATTAAAGCAGATGCTTTAAAACCTGTTATTACAGAATATAAAAATAGCGGTAAACCATTTAAAATGGGTATGGTATTTCCTGTATCTACGCACAATTACGAAATACGTTATTGGTTGGCTGCCGCCGGAATTAACCCAGGGATGTACACGGCAGAGAATGTACAAGGTCAAATTGGTGCCGATGTATTACTGTCTGTTACGCCTCCGCCACAAATGCCTGCAACTTTAGAAGCAGGAACTATTTACGGTTATTGTGTGGGTGAGCCATGGAACCAGCAAGCTGTTTTTAAAGGTATTGGTGTGCCCGTTGTTACCAATTACGATATCTGGAAAAACAATCCGGAAAAAGTATTTGTAATGACTAAAAAGTTTGTGGAAGAAAATCCGAATACAGCCATAGCAGTTACCAAAGCTTTAATACGTGCTGGTAAATGGCTAGACGAACCAAGCAACCGTGCTGAAGCTGTTAAAATATTATCTATGTCGCAATACGTAGGAGCCGACGAGCAGGTGTTAGCTAATTCTATGACTGGTACTTTCGAGTTTGAAAAAGGTGATAAGCGTAGTATGCCCGACTTTAATGTTTTCTATAAATATCATGCTACTTATCCTTTCTACTCTGATGGTATTTGGTTTTTAACTCAAATGCGTCGTTGGGGACAAATTCCTGAAGCTAAACCAGCAGATTGGTATGAGAAAACTATTAAAGATATATACAGACCAGATATTTGGTTAAAGGCTGCTAATATTTTAGTTGAAGAAGGAAAAATACCTGCCACAGATATTCCTAAAACCGATGGTTATAAACCAGCAACCACCGATTTTATTGATGGTACAAAATACGACGCCAAAGATCCTATAGGATATATTAACAGTTTCTCAATTGGAAACAAAGACAAGTAA